The Patescibacteria group bacterium genomic sequence GCGCGAAACGCACATTCTCACGGAGAGCGCGAATTTCATTGATGCCGCGGTTGGAGGCGGCGTCAATCTCAACCAAATCCAATGACCTGCCAGAGGTAATCTCCTGACAACTCGCGCAACGGTTGCAGGGTTCCACCTTTCCGAGCCTGCGTTCGCGCGCGCTTTTTTTGTTCTGGCAATTAATCGCCTTAGCGAGAATGCGCGCCACGGTGGTCTTGCCAATGCCGCGAGGACCCGCGAAAATATAAGCATGGGCAATCTTGCCCAAGCTTAACTCATTCTTTAAAGTTTGGATAATGGCAGTCTGTCCTTCCATTTCAGAAAATTTTTGAGGTCTGTATTTACGATATAAAGTCATAAATTGGGAATGGGGAATTAAGAATTAGGAATCAGGAATAAGATTACGAATTACTTATATTTTTGCTTGCTTCTTTTTTATTAAACACAAAAAATTTATAGCCAATAAAATTCCAGATTAAAGAAACCGCGGTAGCCACAACCTTGACCGCGTTCGCCCATAATCCGACCGAGAGCCCGAAATGCGCGCTTACCACGGTAGTGCCCAAATAAACAATCGAACTGTTAATCCCCATTCCTATAATTGTCACAAAGATAAACTGGGCATATTGAAAAACTGCCCGCTCCTCTCCTTTATATTTGAAGGCCCACAGGCGATTCCAAAAGAAACTGTTCGTGGAAGCAATCGCGAAAGAGATCGCATTAAAAACGAAAACCGGCCAGCCGCGGTAAATACTAAAAACCCACATCTCTAAATTTAAAATCCCGAAGTCAATCGCCGTGTTTATAAAGCCGACAACCACAAAACGCAAGAATTGACCAATAATGGGATACTTTTGCAAAAGATTTTTATTTTCTGGACCCATAATTTTGTTTTATCTGATTAAAATTAAACAATTTTATTTTAACAAAAAAAAGAGAATCCAGCAATTAAAAAGATTCTTCGTTTCTGAAATTACGAAATAGGCAGAGACGCAAGATTTTGCGTCTCTACTACTCCTCATCTACCAATCCTTCCAAACCTTCCAGCTCGCTGTCCAAGTCATCCACAATCTGACCGGGAACGACTTCTTTCTCTACCTCGGCAGAAGGCACAGCATTCTCATTTCCCCTTTTTTCTACCATATCTTTCAAACTCGTTTTCTTGATAATATTCTCCACCGCGCCCCATTCGGATTCGCCTTGAGCGGGAATAACCAATGTTACCTCATCACCAGCTTCGCCTTTAAAATAAGTGACGCTCGCTAATAAAACTTTGTAGGATTTGTTTTCAACAATTACCTGATACTCCCCTTTATCATCCTGGGAAAGCACGCCTAACACCTTTTTACGCTCCACGGGCCCAATTTGTTTGTAAATAAAAGAACCGTCCTCGGTAATGGTAAGTTTAAGGGTATCACCCTGAATAATCTTGGATTTAGAGGCATAATTGGCAGGCACGGGGTATTCTGTGTCGTCCGGCGCGACCATACTCTGACCATTGAAAATTCCCTGAATAATCCGCGTTTTTCCCACAGAAGAGGCTAACTCTTGAGCCTTTTCTATAATTTGTTTTTTACTGATTTTTGGCTTGGAGCTTTCCACATCTCCCCCCAAAAATTCAGTCAGAACCTTTTTAGCCTGGGAAAGATTGGACTCCGCTTGCTCTAATATTTCACGAATTAAAGCGATTTTTTCTAAATCTGCCATTTTTTTGCAATTTCTCTTTTATTTTATTTTTGGAGAAATTACCTGTTAATTTTTAGTTTTTGTTTTTGCGACTTTTTGATAAAAATAATATAGCAAAAAAAAGGGGAAAGGTCAATGATTTGCATTTGACCCCACTAGAGAAACATGCCCCACACGAATTTCTAACGGGGTTGACCTTCCAGAAATAAAGTTTTATAATTAATTTAACAGCACGAAACTTGCCTGTACTTTTTGAAGTTAAGACGAATAATGTCCTCCTTCGTTCTAGCGAACTACGGAGGGCAAAAAAATGAAAACCAAAAAAATCAGAATCATTAAATCTTATAATCTAACTTGGTATGATCTGGAGGCGCCGGAAGAAAAAGAATATAAATTTTTGCGTGAGCGTTTTCAATTTCACCCCCTAGATATTCAGGACTGCATTTCACCGGTGCAACGCCCTAAGATGGAAGAATATAATCACTATATTTTTTTAATTGTCCGCATACCCTTCTACCAAAAGGAGGAGAGAGTGATTCGCGCTATGGAGATAGATATCTTTGTGGGGCAAAATTATCTCGTTACCGCGCATCAGGGCAAAAGCACTACCTTGAAAGACTTTGTCCGCGAATGCCACGATTATCGCACGATTCGGGAAAAATATTTTCAATTTGGACCTGGCTTCTTATTATATGAAATCTTAAACCGGATGTTTGACCGCTGCTATTCTCTCCTTGACGCCGTAGGTAGCGAAATTGACCGCGTGGAAAATAAAATGTTCAAAGGCCAGGAAGGAGAGATCGTGGAAATCATCGCGGGAATCAAGAGAAATGTAATCAATCTACGCAAAATCATGAAAGCGCACGGACCACTGATGAAAAGATTAATCAACAACGAAAAATTCTTTTTAAATTTAAACGGCGCCCGCTTTAACAACAAGGACATTCTTTTTGATAATCTTTCAGACAAGGTCCAAGACATCTGGGACATCCTTGACGGCCATACGGAAACGATTGCCGCTTTAGAGACTACGAATGAAAATCTGATTTCTCATCGTTTGAATGAAATCATGAAAACCCTCACGATTGTCTCATCTATCCTTTTACCAGCAGCGTTGGTGACACAAATCTTCGGCATGTCCTACGACAACGCGCCTCTTTTAACCAATCGGATCGGATTCATTATTGTTTTCCTTTTAATCTTCTTTTTACCGCTTACTCTCATTCTTTTTTTCAAAAAGAAAAAATGGTTGTAAAATTGATTGACTTACGTTATATTATAAAGGCAGCTTTTTAAAAAATAGCTGTCTTTATTAGTTATGTGCTGTTGGCAAAGAATACCGGAAAGGAGGGATAACTGATGCACCTTGCAAAAACTACGGCGGCACTCCATATGGGTTCCGAGCTAATCGGTAAAATATACAGAACCCAAGGAGGCTTAGCGCTAAGGATCGTGCGCGTGGTTCATCAATGGCCAATTTTCAAATGGGTCACAGCGGATATATTGACAGCAATGCGTATGGTAATTGCATTTACCAATGTCTTGCTGTTTATCCTAGGAATAAAATGGGGCTTAAAGAATTTTCTTCCTTTCTTGCTAAGCCTTACCATTATTGCCTATGGATCCGACCTCTTTGACGGACAAATGGCCCGCTTGGAAGTAGAAGAAGGGAAAAAGAAAAAAGATACAAATTTTGGTCCTTGGTTTGACAATATGGCGGACAAAGCCGTATGCATACCAAGTATGTTTTTCATAATGTGGTTGCGGAGAGTTTATCTTGCGCCGATTGCAATGCTAATCGTAGATATCACTTTGGGAATTTTTCGCTGGGTGATTGCTCGGAAATATAAAATCCAGCTTAGCGCTAATCATTATGGAAAATTCAAAACATGGTTGCAGGGTTTTAGTATCAATTTTGTTTTAGTAGACTACCTTATTCCGGGTATTGGACAGGTGGGATATTACATTTTGCTCTTTGGGGCTATCCCTGTAGGCATATTAAGCTTCCTAAAACATTATCAGAATGCATATCCTCAAATCAAGAGAGCGCAAAACGGGCTTTGAAATAAAAGGCCCTTTTTTTTATCAATTTAATGAGGTAAAATAGGAGAAGGAATGAAATTATTCTACCTTGAATTACGAAATTCATTTGTCTATTAGCAGGCTATTCTCCCTCCCCCTCCAACTCCCCCTCGGGCAGGGGGAGTGTAATCAAGCTTATCGCTAATAGACGATACATTTTAGAATAATTAGAAATTTACAAATTTATGCTTCAACTCTACAACACTCTAACCAAAAAAAAGGAAACATTTATACCTCTGCATCGCGGCAAAGCAACGATGTATACCTGCGGTCCGACGGTTTATAATTACGCCCACATTGGCAATTTTCGCGCCTATTTAACCGCGGACATTTTGCGCCGTTTTTTGGAATATTCAGGCTATGAAGTAAAACACGTAAAAAATATTACCGATGTGGGACACTTAACGTCTGATTCCGACACTGGCGAGGATAAAATTGAAGCAACCGCGAAAAAGAAAAAATTGGATCCTTATGAAATTTCGCGTTTTTACACGGAAAGATTTTTAGAGGATGAGGCACGGCTTAATATCCTCCCGGCGCACAAATATCCCCGCGCCACCGCGCATATTCAGGAAATGATTAAAGCAATCGCCAGTTTAATCAAAAATGGCTACGCCTATGAAAAAAATGGCAATGTATTTTTTGATATTGCGCGCTTTAAAGATTATGGTAAATTATCCGGCAACACTTTGGAAAAACTAAAACAAGGAGCGCGGATTGAACCCCATCCGGATAAAAAAAATCCTTTTGATTTTGCCCTCTGGAAAAAAGCGGAAAAGGACCATATTATGCGCTGGGAATCGCCTTGGAGCGCGGGGTATCCCGGGTGGCATATTGAATGTTCAGCAATGAGCATGGAATACCTTGGCGAAACATTAGATATTCACACGGGCGGAGAGGATAATATCTTTCCTCACCACGAAGATGAAATCGCCCAATCAGAAAGTTTAACAGGCAAGCCCTTTGTCCATTATTGGGCGCATACAAGCTGGCTCCTTGTGGACAACGAAAAAATGAGCAAATCGCGCGGTAACTTTTACACTTTGCGCGATCTTGTTAAACTTGGCTACTCGCCGATGGCTTTCCGGCTTTTGGTTTTGCAATCACACTACAAAAGCCATCTCAATTTCACCCATGGGGCAATTGACGCGGCGCAAGAAGGCTTACAAAAAATATACGATTTTACAGAAACTATGCTCTTATCCGGCGAACACGAAAAAGGCGGCGCTTCGCCTCAAACAATCCGAAAGTTGATAAAGGAATACGAAAAAAAATTCATAGAAGCGCTGAACGACGATTTGAATACGCCCCAAGCCGTAGCCGTATTGTTTGATTTTATACGAAAAATCAATAATCTCGCTCCTCTGCGCAAGCGCGAAGCAAAGCCGATTTACAAATTTATATTACATTTGGATCGGGTTTTGGGACTCAAGATAGACAAAGTGGGTCAAGAAAAGCAGGAAATTCCAGAAGAAATAAAAAAGATGGCAGAGGAAAGAGAAAAGGCGCGCGAGGCAAAAGATTTCGCGCAAGCGGATAACTTGCGAAGGGAAATTAAAAAGGCCGGATTCCTAATCCGCGATACAAAGAAAGGCGCAATTTTGACTAAAAAAAGAGGGCACTCTCTAAACAGTGCCCACGTAAGGAGCTAACAATTTTTTAACTTGAATCATTATTAGGACAGGGGTGGGTAGAAAAAAAACAACTGGACGCGGGGATTGCCCACGATCATATAATCTCTTTCTGATAAACAGTGGGGCATCATTAGGGTCACGCCCGGTTTTAAATAAAGGTCGGAACCAAATCCCCTTAAGTATCCGCTCCCAGAAGTCACGGCTATTCCATAGAAGAAGCCCTCTTTGCATATTTTAACCTCTGAATTAACCGTAAGGCGAGAAGCGCCAAAGAATTGCTGTGTACCATCTGGCAGGATGGCGCATTCGTTATTTCCGCCTTCCGCCCAGATGGTGCGGGGCTTCATAAACACTTCACTTTCAAACTTTTCCCTGTTGAGATAGCCAAAGTCAAGAGAACCTAGGGCTGTTTCCCAGTCCAATCCTAATAGCCCGTCGGCAGCACGAGGCAGACCAAGCATCTTCCACTCGGCGAAGATGCTCCAGTCCGTCGGTTCCTGCGGCTCAAGGACACAGCAACCCATCAAGGAATGTGGCACTCCCGCGGGAATATAGAAGATATCCCCCCCAATCTCTGGTTCATATATATACATATAGTTGCGCATCGCGTTTCCGTTTTGATCCTTATACCATCCCGTAATGTCACGGCGAGTGATCTGGCGGTCCCAGCCCACCCATACTTTGGCATCTCTCCTTATTGCTATAATAATCCAGGCTTCCGTCTTCCCAAAAGGAGAGTTTAAATGTTTTTGCGCAAATTTGCGATCCGGATGCCAGTGGACAGGGATATAGCTTGCTGTGTCAAAAATCTTTACTAAAATCCCCAGCGCCTGCCCCCATTTTAGTAAATGGTCGGGTCCTAACATTTCGGCTGGGAATTGCGCAATCAGCTCGGTTAAAAGGACGGTGCCGCCTTCAGGAAGCGCAACCCGCCCAATCCCTTCATTGGGCTCGTTCGTTCTTCCTGGCGTCATTGCCTTGTTTGTAGAAAGAAACCAGCCTTCGGGGCGGCGATCATCTTTAGGATGAGGTTCGCCAAAGAATTGCGCCCTTAACTTTCCACCCTGGTAACAATGTGGAAAAACACTGGGGACCAGAACCAACGGACGTTCTAATAAGCTTCCCATCTTTGACCTCCTTGAAAGAGAGTTATTGGTTTATAGCGTTGTGAAAAAGAGCCCTCTAGAATTTAAAATTTTAACACTGTCTTATAAAAATGTCTAATTTTTGGCAAAAACTTCCCAAACCCTTTATTTGTCTGGCTCCCCTGGCAGGGATCTCTGACTCCCCTTTTCGCCAAATCTGCAAGGAATTTGGCGCGGATGCGGTTTTTACCGAAATGATCTCCGCTGAAGGACTTAGCCGCGAGCAAAATAAAACTCTAGAACTTACTTATTTTTCTCAAAAAGAACGACCCATTATTTTGCAACTCTTTGGTAAAAATCCAGAGAGTTTTGGGCGCGCCGCGCAAGTGATTCAAAATTTATCGCCTAGGAAAAAACCAGATGGCGTTGATTTAAATCTAGGCTGTCCGGCGCGCAAGGTAAAAACTCACGGTTCGGGAATCGCTTTGATGCGCGATCCCGATCTTGTTAATAAAATTATCGCCGCAATCACCGCGAACACCGATCTGCCGCTCTCCATTAAAATCCGCGCGGGAATTAGGAAAGAAGGGATTAAAGCGGCGAGTTTCGCCTCAAAAATCAACTGGCAAAAACTAGCCGCCATTATTGTCCACGGCCGTTATCTAGAACAAGGATTTTCCGGACCCATTGATTATACGGAAATTAAAAAAATCAAAATGATTGTGGGCGATAAAACCGTGATTGGAAATGGAGGGATTAATGGCTTAAGAAGCGCCCAAATAATGTTTAAAAAAACAGATGTTGATGGCATAATGATTGGCAAGGGAGCTTTGGGGAGACCGTGGATTTTTGAAAAAATTAAAAAAGCCTTAAAAAGAAAGACTCCCCCCTTCCTCCCGGAGGTCAAGGGAGAAATAAATACTCCCCCTCTTGATAAAGAAGGGGAAAGAGAGAGGGTCTTCGCCCCTTTATTGCCAAACACAATAAAAACCGCCCTCAAGCACGCGAGATTGATGATTGAACTCAATGGCGAGGGAAAGGGAATACGGGAAATGCGGAAACACCTTTTGTGGTATTTCCGCGATTTTGAGGGCGCTAAAGGAATAAGAAAAAAACTTACTAAAATTGAAACATTTAGAGATTTGGAGGACACTCTCCTTTATCTTTCCAGCAATTAGCCGCAACAATCATACCGCAAAAGATTAAGGCTGAAAGAATGATGAGCAATTTTATTATAAGCATCCCCCACCTTTTTTTAAAAGATGGGGAACCCTCTTTCTTTAATAAACGCACCCTTTGAACCCCTTCTTTTTCTATGCTATACTAAAATGAATTAACAGGCAAAATCTAGAAGCCTATGGCCGGAACGCAAAATCAAAAAGAAATAGAAAAAATGCCGCCTCAAAATATTGAAGCCGAGAAATCGGTTTTAGGGGCGGTGATGCTTGATCAAGACGCAATCATAAAAATCGCGGACACGATTAATGCCCAGGATTTTTATGTGCAAAAAAACAAACAAATTTTTGAAGTAATGCTTGAGCTTTATGAAAAGAGAGAACCGATTGACATCTTAAGCCTGTCTAACTGCCTGGAAAACAAAGGCACATTAAAAGAGCTGGGGGGGTCAACGTATTTAACGAGCCTCGTGAATAGCGTGCCTAGCGCCGCGAATATTTTGCATTACGCGAAGATTGTTCGGGAAAAAGCGACCTTGCGCAGACTGATTCAAACTGGCCAAAAGATTGTGGAGTTAGGATATCTGGAAGAAGAGGATTTGGAAAAATTATTAGATAAAGCAGAGCAAGGATTATTTTCCGTTTCCCAGAAATACTTAAAACACAATTTCATCCCCATCCAGAGTATTTTAACCGAGGCCTTTGACCGCATTGATGAACTCCACAAACAGAAAGGCAAGCTCCGCGGCTTGCCGACAGGCTTTACAGATTTAGATAATCTCCTGGCAGGTCTGCAAAATTCCGACCTTATTGTCCTCGCCGCCAGACCTTCAATGGGGAAAACTTCTTTAGCCCTGGATATTGCCCGCCAAGTAGCCACGCAAACGAAAGTGCCGGTTGGCATCTTTAGTTTGGAAATGAGTAAAGAACAGCTTGTGGACCGTCTCCTTTGCGCCGAAGCGGGCGTGGACCTTTGGAAAATGCGTACCGGTAAAATTAAAGAGGATGAATTCCCATATATTGGCGAGGCAATGGGCGTTTTGGCGGAAACGCCGATCTTTTTAGATGATTCCGCAACCAGTAATATTATGGAAATCCGCACTAAAGCCCGCCGCCTGCAAATGGAGCATAAAGTGGGACTCTTAATTATTGATTATTTGCAGTTGATGGAGGGCCGCACAACTGACAATCGGGTGCAGGAAGTTTCAGAAATTTCCCGCAATTTAAAGGCAATTGCCAGAGAACTTAATATCCCCGTCCTTGCTTTGTCTCAGCTCTCGCGCGCCGTGGAATCGCGCTCACCGGCCATTCCTCAACTTTCTGATTTACGCGAATCGGGCAGTATTGAACAAGATGCCGATGTGGTAATATTTATCTATCGGGAAGTAATGTACAAGCGGGAAACCGAACGCGCTAATATTGCCGACATCTTTATTAAAAAACACCGCAATGGTCCTACTGGCCAACTGGAGCTTTATTTTAACGAAAATCAAGCTTCATTCAAAAATCTAGACAGGCAACACAGTGAACTAACTACCTAACTGTCATTTCATAAAGCAGCCTGCCATGGGCGGACTTCGTCACGCCGAAGGCGGACTCCTCGCGTAATGACATTTATTTACTAACTATGTTTGACTCTCTTAAAAATCTCAACCAATTAAGGCAACAAGCTAAAAAAATCAAAAAAGAATTAGGTAAAGAAATCTTGATCGGCACCGCGGAAGATGGCAAAATTCAAATCACGATGGACGGCAACCAAGAGGTGAAGGCTGTGCGCGTAGAACCGGATTTGCTTACTTCCGAAAACAAGGAAAAAATTGAAAAAGGCATCAAAGAAGCGATTACCCAATGCATTACCCAAATGCAAATGGCGATGGCAAGGAAGATGCAGAATGGAGGAATGTTTTAAGTTAAAAGTTAAAAGTGCAAAGTGAAAAGTTGAATTTAAAGTTTAAAGTTTCTTTTGTAAAAGCAGCTGCTCCGCAATAATTTTGTACTTTAAACCGCAATTTTGAACTTTGAATTTTTAACTTTGAACTAATTTTATGTCTCTTCTTCCCCAATCCATAAAAGATTTAATAGACGAATTTGCCAAGCTGCCCGGCATCGGTCCTAAGACCGCGGCTAGGCTTACTTTTTATTTATTAAAACAGCCGGATCAAGAACTGGAACGTTTTGGCGAAACCTTGCAAAATCTAAAGCAGAAAATCAACCTCTGCCCCACTTGCTTTACATTAGTTCAAAATAACTTCTGTCCTTTTTGCGATAATGTTAACCGCGATTCTGATCTAATCTGCATAGTGGAAGAACCTTTGGATATTATTGCCCTGGAAAAAACCAAAGAATACCGCGGGCTTTACCATGTCCTCCACGGCATCATTTCACCGATGGATGGAATCGGACCCGAACACCTAAAAATCCCCGAGCTAATCTCCCGCATTAAAAAAAATAAACCCAAGGAGATTATCATCGCGACCAATCCCTCTCTTGAGGGAGAGGCAACGGCGATGTATTTACAACGGATTTTAAAAGATTTCAAGATCAAGCTTACTCGCCTTGGACGGGGATTGCCCACAGGCGGCGAATTGGAATATGCGGATGAAATTACCCTAGTGAACGCTCTGCAAGGGCGGAGAGAAATAAAGCTGTAAAACAAAATATAGAGACGCAATTCATCATATCTCTATAACATATTGATTCTATTTTCTATAGAGACAGGTTTAAAATTTGTCTCTATAGTTTTTTTTATTTACCCCGTTAGATTCGGTTTAGAAATATATTTCTAAACGGGATTGGATCTAACCTGGTTTACACACAATCTCTTGCACTTGTAAAACTGTATACTGCGGACGAAAACCTTGCCTTTTGGTATATCGCTTTTTCGCTTTGAATTTCAAAATATGCACTTTTTTACCTTTCTTCGCTGGCTCCAAAACCTTGACGGAAACCAAAGCGCCAGAGACGCGCGGCTGACCGATCTTAATCCCTTTGTCATCTGCATATGCTAGAACATCATCTAAATTCACGATTTCTTCTTTTTGGACATCCATTTTATCCACTTCTAAAACATCACCCCGCGAAACCATATATTGTTTTCCCTGAACACGAATAATCGCAAACATAAAATAAGGTAAATAATAATACGTGTTGAGATTATAGCAAAAAAAGAAAAACTGGTCAAATAAAAATAATACGCGCTTCTCTAGAAAAGGTGCTATAAAGAAACATTACGCGCCTCCTTACGGCGGTACCGCAAAACCAAGGTTAAAGCCAGACTAACCATAACGACGATCATAATGATCAGCGCCAAAAGTTTTTCTTTAGCTTGTAGAAACAAACCCGAAACCCCAAAGGCAAAAGATAAAAAATATAGAAAGAGCACGGCTTGACGATGAGTAAAGCCAATGCCCAAAAGACGGAAATGCAGATGTTTTGCGTCGCCCTTAAATGGCGAACGGTGCTCAAAAAAGACACGGCGGCAAATCACCCACAATGCGTCTAAAATCGGAATCCCCATAATAAGGAGCGTGGTGGCGATTTTTCCTCCCGCTAAAATAGCAAGCACCGCAAGCATAAAACCAGCGAACGTACTCCCGCCTTCGCCTAAAAAAATCTTCGCTGGATGGAAATTCAGAACTAAAAACCCCAAGAATGCGCCGGCGCAAATCACGGATAATAAAGCCGTTTCTGGCTGGTGCACGGCTTGGCTTAAACTTAAAAAAAACAAAATGCCTGCTCCAATCGCTGTAACCCCCGAAGCCAAACCATCCAAACCATCCAGATATTTCGTAGTGTAGATCATGCCCAAAATCCAGAAAAAGGCAAACAAATCCGCAAACAAAGTAAGATAATAAGGAATACCCGCTAAAGTAAAAATATGGATTTTCACCTGATCAAAATAAAAAAGCCCACCCAAAGGATTAGTCGCGTATTTGATGCCAATGCCGGAAGCTACGATGGCGGCAGCGGCAAGGAGCGGCCAGATAAACTGCTTCCACGGTTTCAAATTATATTTGTCGTCTAAAATTCCTCCAATCATTAAAAATAAGCCGCCTATTAAGACGCCAATAATATTTTTCAGCCTAATCGTGCCTGTGGCTAAACTATGCGTAAAGAAAAGGTAAAATAGAACTACCAAAGCGAAAGCCGCATAAACCGCCAGACCGCCTAAAAGAGGAATCGGCGCCTTTTGAATCTTGCGTGGTAAAATTGGATAATCCAAAATCTTGAAATGCAAAGCCAACTTGCGTACTAAAAAAGTCAAAATCAAACATAGCAACGCTCCAATGAAAAAGGGAGGAATAAAACTGGCTAAATTATAATTGAAAGTTGACATTGAAAAAAATTAAAAATGAAAAGTGAAAAATGTAAAATTAAATTGAAAACAATTTTTTCATTTTAGATTGTGATTTTTAATTTTTCATTTTATATTTTACGTTTTCTACTACACTTCCTTAAACAGCGCGCTGGAATGGGCTTTTGCGTCTTTGATATTTTCGGCTTTATGCAGCCGCGGTTTAGGCGTTACTAAAAAGCCCATATATTTTTTTAAGGCAAGTCGCGTCTGGGCGTCAATCGCGGGCACGCTCCCAAAAAAGATGGTTACAACGGGCAGTAAAATCCACTGTAAAACCATATAAAAATACTCATAACGCCGATGCCGTTTGGGTCGCGGCGGCA encodes the following:
- a CDS encoding GtrA family protein translates to MGPENKNLLQKYPIIGQFLRFVVVGFINTAIDFGILNLEMWVFSIYRGWPVFVFNAISFAIASTNSFFWNRLWAFKYKGEERAVFQYAQFIFVTIIGMGINSSIVYLGTTVVSAHFGLSVGLWANAVKVVATAVSLIWNFIGYKFFVFNKKEASKNISNS
- a CDS encoding magnesium transporter CorA family protein; the protein is MKTKKIRIIKSYNLTWYDLEAPEEKEYKFLRERFQFHPLDIQDCISPVQRPKMEEYNHYIFLIVRIPFYQKEERVIRAMEIDIFVGQNYLVTAHQGKSTTLKDFVRECHDYRTIREKYFQFGPGFLLYEILNRMFDRCYSLLDAVGSEIDRVENKMFKGQEGEIVEIIAGIKRNVINLRKIMKAHGPLMKRLINNEKFFLNLNGARFNNKDILFDNLSDKVQDIWDILDGHTETIAALETTNENLISHRLNEIMKTLTIVSSILLPAALVTQIFGMSYDNAPLLTNRIGFIIVFLLIFFLPLTLILFFKKKKWL
- a CDS encoding CDP-alcohol phosphatidyltransferase family protein, whose translation is MHLAKTTAALHMGSELIGKIYRTQGGLALRIVRVVHQWPIFKWVTADILTAMRMVIAFTNVLLFILGIKWGLKNFLPFLLSLTIIAYGSDLFDGQMARLEVEEGKKKKDTNFGPWFDNMADKAVCIPSMFFIMWLRRVYLAPIAMLIVDITLGIFRWVIARKYKIQLSANHYGKFKTWLQGFSINFVLVDYLIPGIGQVGYYILLFGAIPVGILSFLKHYQNAYPQIKRAQNGL
- the cysS gene encoding cysteine--tRNA ligase; this translates as MLQLYNTLTKKKETFIPLHRGKATMYTCGPTVYNYAHIGNFRAYLTADILRRFLEYSGYEVKHVKNITDVGHLTSDSDTGEDKIEATAKKKKLDPYEISRFYTERFLEDEARLNILPAHKYPRATAHIQEMIKAIASLIKNGYAYEKNGNVFFDIARFKDYGKLSGNTLEKLKQGARIEPHPDKKNPFDFALWKKAEKDHIMRWESPWSAGYPGWHIECSAMSMEYLGETLDIHTGGEDNIFPHHEDEIAQSESLTGKPFVHYWAHTSWLLVDNEKMSKSRGNFYTLRDLVKLGYSPMAFRLLVLQSHYKSHLNFTHGAIDAAQEGLQKIYDFTETMLLSGEHEKGGASPQTIRKLIKEYEKKFIEALNDDLNTPQAVAVLFDFIRKINNLAPLRKREAKPIYKFILHLDRVLGLKIDKVGQEKQEIPEEIKKMAEEREKAREAKDFAQADNLRREIKKAGFLIRDTKKGAILTKKRGHSLNSAHVRS
- a CDS encoding tRNA-dihydrouridine synthase family protein — its product is MSNFWQKLPKPFICLAPLAGISDSPFRQICKEFGADAVFTEMISAEGLSREQNKTLELTYFSQKERPIILQLFGKNPESFGRAAQVIQNLSPRKKPDGVDLNLGCPARKVKTHGSGIALMRDPDLVNKIIAAITANTDLPLSIKIRAGIRKEGIKAASFASKINWQKLAAIIVHGRYLEQGFSGPIDYTEIKKIKMIVGDKTVIGNGGINGLRSAQIMFKKTDVDGIMIGKGALGRPWIFEKIKKALKRKTPPFLPEVKGEINTPPLDKEGERERVFAPLLPNTIKTALKHARLMIELNGEGKGIREMRKHLLWYFRDFEGAKGIRKKLTKIETFRDLEDTLLYLSSN
- the dnaB gene encoding replicative DNA helicase, with product MAGTQNQKEIEKMPPQNIEAEKSVLGAVMLDQDAIIKIADTINAQDFYVQKNKQIFEVMLELYEKREPIDILSLSNCLENKGTLKELGGSTYLTSLVNSVPSAANILHYAKIVREKATLRRLIQTGQKIVELGYLEEEDLEKLLDKAEQGLFSVSQKYLKHNFIPIQSILTEAFDRIDELHKQKGKLRGLPTGFTDLDNLLAGLQNSDLIVLAARPSMGKTSLALDIARQVATQTKVPVGIFSLEMSKEQLVDRLLCAEAGVDLWKMRTGKIKEDEFPYIGEAMGVLAETPIFLDDSATSNIMEIRTKARRLQMEHKVGLLIIDYLQLMEGRTTDNRVQEVSEISRNLKAIARELNIPVLALSQLSRAVESRSPAIPQLSDLRESGSIEQDADVVIFIYREVMYKRETERANIADIFIKKHRNGPTGQLELYFNENQASFKNLDRQHSELTT
- a CDS encoding YbaB/EbfC family nucleoid-associated protein — its product is MFDSLKNLNQLRQQAKKIKKELGKEILIGTAEDGKIQITMDGNQEVKAVRVEPDLLTSENKEKIEKGIKEAITQCITQMQMAMARKMQNGGMF
- the recR gene encoding recombination mediator RecR, whose protein sequence is MSLLPQSIKDLIDEFAKLPGIGPKTAARLTFYLLKQPDQELERFGETLQNLKQKINLCPTCFTLVQNNFCPFCDNVNRDSDLICIVEEPLDIIALEKTKEYRGLYHVLHGIISPMDGIGPEHLKIPELISRIKKNKPKEIIIATNPSLEGEATAMYLQRILKDFKIKLTRLGRGLPTGGELEYADEITLVNALQGRREIKL
- the rplU gene encoding 50S ribosomal protein L21; its protein translation is MFAIIRVQGKQYMVSRGDVLEVDKMDVQKEEIVNLDDVLAYADDKGIKIGQPRVSGALVSVKVLEPAKKGKKVHILKFKAKKRYTKRQGFRPQYTVLQVQEIVCKPG
- a CDS encoding MraY family glycosyltransferase, with translation MSTFNYNLASFIPPFFIGALLCLILTFLVRKLALHFKILDYPILPRKIQKAPIPLLGGLAVYAAFALVVLFYLFFTHSLATGTIRLKNIIGVLIGGLFLMIGGILDDKYNLKPWKQFIWPLLAAAAIVASGIGIKYATNPLGGLFYFDQVKIHIFTLAGIPYYLTLFADLFAFFWILGMIYTTKYLDGLDGLASGVTAIGAGILFFLSLSQAVHQPETALLSVICAGAFLGFLVLNFHPAKIFLGEGGSTFAGFMLAVLAILAGGKIATTLLIMGIPILDALWVICRRVFFEHRSPFKGDAKHLHFRLLGIGFTHRQAVLFLYFLSFAFGVSGLFLQAKEKLLALIIMIVVMVSLALTLVLRYRRKEARNVSL